In Chryseobacterium turcicum, a single window of DNA contains:
- a CDS encoding bifunctional 5,10-methylenetetrahydrofolate dehydrogenase/5,10-methenyltetrahydrofolate cyclohydrolase, with product MAEILDGLKVSKEIKAEIKVEVDKILASKRRAPHLVAILVGNNGASKAYVNAKVKDCEEVGFQSSLIKFPSTVSESELLEKIDELNKSKAVDGFIVQLPLPDQIDQEKIINAIDPRKDVDGFHPTNFGKMALEMDTFLPATPFGILTLLERYNIETKGKDCVIIGRSKIVGRPMSILMGRKDFPGNSTVTLTHSYTKDIEEYTKKADIVITALGDPHFLKGEMIKDGAVIVDVGITRVDNDSPKGYYLAGDVDFDSCAEKASWITPVPGGVGPMTRAMLMKNTIIAYKTSVYND from the coding sequence ATGGCAGAAATTCTTGACGGATTAAAAGTATCCAAGGAAATAAAAGCAGAAATCAAGGTTGAAGTTGATAAAATTCTTGCAAGCAAAAGAAGAGCACCTCATTTGGTAGCGATTCTTGTTGGAAACAACGGTGCAAGTAAGGCCTATGTAAATGCTAAAGTAAAAGATTGTGAGGAAGTAGGCTTTCAATCTAGTTTAATTAAATTTCCAAGCACAGTTTCTGAATCAGAATTGTTGGAAAAAATCGACGAGCTTAATAAGTCTAAAGCAGTTGACGGATTTATCGTACAGTTGCCTTTGCCAGATCAAATCGATCAGGAAAAAATTATCAATGCTATTGACCCAAGAAAAGATGTTGACGGTTTCCACCCTACAAATTTTGGAAAAATGGCGTTGGAAATGGACACTTTCTTACCTGCGACTCCGTTTGGAATTTTAACCTTACTAGAAAGATATAATATCGAAACGAAAGGTAAAGACTGTGTAATTATCGGAAGAAGTAAAATTGTAGGAAGACCAATGAGTATTTTGATGGGTAGAAAAGACTTTCCTGGAAACTCTACCGTTACTTTGACTCACTCTTACACCAAAGATATCGAAGAATATACTAAAAAAGCAGACATCGTAATTACCGCTTTAGGCGACCCTCACTTTTTGAAAGGCGAAATGATAAAAGACGGAGCCGTGATTGTAGATGTAGGTATTACAAGAGTTGACAATGACTCTCCAAAAGGATATTACTTGGCAGGTGACGTAGATTTTGATAGCTGTGCAGAAAAAGCAAGCTGGATAACTCCCGTACCTGGAGGAGTAGGTCCTATGACAAGAGCAATGTTGATGAAAAATACCATCATCGCTTACAAAACATCGGTCTATAACGACTAA
- a CDS encoding type II toxin-antitoxin system RelE/ParE family toxin, with amino-acid sequence MAFKILVSPIASNNIDDAIKYYKIQSQSAAKSFRKKLVDAYKSLQTNPFFAVKYRNTRAAPLKKLPYLVLFDIDEKEQIVNILSVFCTHQNPENILKNLIIKSNKSKNGRNS; translated from the coding sequence ATGGCATTTAAAATCTTAGTTTCACCTATTGCAAGCAATAATATTGATGATGCTATTAAATATTACAAAATACAATCTCAATCTGCAGCAAAAAGCTTTAGGAAAAAATTAGTTGATGCTTATAAATCTCTACAAACAAATCCTTTCTTTGCCGTAAAATATCGAAATACAAGGGCAGCCCCTTTAAAGAAACTTCCTTATTTAGTCCTTTTTGACATTGATGAGAAAGAACAAATTGTAAATATCCTTTCCGTTTTCTGCACTCATCAGAATCCGGAAAATATCCTTAAAAATCTAATAATAAAAAGTAATAAAAGTAAAAATGGCAGAAATTCTTGA